From the Nitrospirota bacterium genome, the window GCTACTGTCTATAATACGCTTGAGACGCTTATGAAACAGGGATCAATTCGCGCGCTGACGATAGATGCGCAGAAAAAACGTTTCGATCCTAATCCGAAACCACACCATCATCTTATCTGTACAGGATGTAAAAGGATTATCGATATCCATATCGAATATCAGCTCCAGGTTCCCGAAGACAAGAAGATGGGGTTTCATGTCATCGGTAATCATATCGAATTTTACGGTGTCTGCCCCGACTGCAG encodes:
- a CDS encoding transcriptional repressor; amino-acid sequence: MVQEKRFKRTPQRLAILDLLREKTAHPSAEDIYKDIRKRFPTMSLATVYNTLETLMKQGSIRALTIDAQKKRFDPNPKPHHHLICTGCKRIIDIHIEYQLQVPEDKKMGFHVIGNHIEFYGVCPDCRKQGTE